A stretch of Bacteroidota bacterium DNA encodes these proteins:
- a CDS encoding chalcone isomerase family protein — protein MKLKSFFFGILLVLSFFAQAQTKINGIIFSDTYTAGKDKLVLNGGGTREKFWMDMYVAGLYLTEKNKDAQKIIDANSSMAIRICIVSGLITSSRMTEAVDEGFKKSTDGHPEKFSDQIAKFKSAFSEEIKKTDVFDIVYTGEKVSIYKNGKSKAEIDGLDFKKAVFGIWLGKEPVQENLKEELLSSK, from the coding sequence ATGAAACTAAAATCTTTTTTCTTCGGAATTTTATTAGTCCTTTCTTTCTTTGCACAAGCGCAGACAAAAATAAATGGAATAATTTTTTCCGATACCTACACTGCCGGAAAAGATAAACTGGTTCTGAACGGTGGCGGCACGCGTGAAAAATTCTGGATGGATATGTACGTGGCGGGTCTTTATCTTACAGAGAAAAATAAAGACGCGCAAAAAATTATTGACGCGAATTCTTCCATGGCAATCCGCATTTGCATTGTATCGGGGTTGATTACAAGTTCAAGAATGACGGAAGCGGTGGATGAAGGTTTTAAAAAATCAACGGACGGGCATCCGGAAAAATTCTCAGACCAGATTGCAAAATTCAAAAGCGCCTTCAGCGAAGAAATAAAAAAGACCGATGTGTTTGACATTGTTTACACAGGAGAAAAAGTTTCCATTTACAAAAACGGAAAATCAAAAGCAGAAATTGACGGACTTGATTTCAAGAAAGCTGTTTTCGGAATTTGGCTGGGAAAAGAACCTGTGCAGGAAAATCTGAAAGAAGAATTACTCAGTTCCAAATAA